Proteins encoded by one window of Agelaius phoeniceus isolate bAgePho1 chromosome 3, bAgePho1.hap1, whole genome shotgun sequence:
- the COQ3 gene encoding ubiquinone biosynthesis O-methyltransferase, mitochondrial isoform X3 — protein sequence MKSNMFTVKRPFSTSHSSVDSKEIKKFQLLAHKWWDEEGEYAALHSMNDIRVPFIRDTLLSMSSNYNLGNPLSGIKILDVGCGGGLLSEPLGRLGASVTGIDPVEDNIRTADQHKSFDPVLAERIQYKSSSLEEIVEESMETFDVIVASEVVEHVADLEMFIKCCSQVLKPEGSLFITTINKTQLSYVLGIVVAEKIMGIVPEGTHEWEKFVPPEELERLLESNGFSVRSMKGMLYNPLSGSWSWVQSRSLNYALHAVRAGAPPQPHATDTLPETDVQQRSATAGTAGTAPDSAV from the exons ATGAAAAGCAACAT GTTCACTGTGAAGAGACCTTTCAGCACTTCACACTCATCAGTGGAttcaaaggaaattaaaaaattccAGCTCCTTGCACATAAGTGGTGGGATGAAGAAGGAGAATATGCAGCCCTTCATTCTATGAATGATATTAGAGTGCCATTTATTAG AGACACTCTGTTGAGCATGAGTAGTAATTATAATCTGGGAAATCCACTTTCTGGAATCAAGATTCTTGACGTGGGCTGTGGAGGAGGACTGCTAAGTGAG cctttaGGTAGACTGGGAGCTTCAGTTACTGGAATTGATCCTGTGGAGGACAACATTAGAACAGCAGATCAGCACAAGTCATTTGATCCAGTCCTGGCCGAGAGAATACAGTACAAGTCCAGTTCACTGGAGGAGATTGTGGAAGAGTCTATGGAAACCTTTGATGTAATAGTAGCTTCTGAAGTAGTGGAGCATGTGGCTGACCTTGAAATGTTTATCAAGTGTTGCTCTCAGGTGTTAAAG cCTGAAGGTTCTTTATTCATTACGACAATCAATAAGACACAATTGTCCTACGTCCTGGGAATTGTGGTTGCAGAAAAAATAATGGGGATTGTACCAGAAGGAACACATGAATGGGAGAAATTTGTTCCCCCTGAAGAGCTGGAGCGCCTCCTGGAATCAA ATGGCTTTTCAGTGAGGAGCATGAAGGGGATGCTGTACAATCCGCtctcaggctcctggagctgggtgcagagcaggagcctgaaCTACGCGCTGCACGCCgtcagggctggggctccccCACAGCCACACGCCACAGACACCCTGCCAGAGACAGACGTTCAACAGCGctcagccacagctggcacagctggcactgccccagaCAGCGCTGTCTGA
- the COQ3 gene encoding ubiquinone biosynthesis O-methyltransferase, mitochondrial isoform X2, translating into MWGGGAARALTRALRRRRAAAALPGAAGGLRDIPQDSNRKRQLKFGITLPVSLTEMKSNMFTVKRPFSTSHSSVDSKEIKKFQLLAHKWWDEEGEYAALHSMNDIRVPFIRDTLLSMSSNYNLGNPLSGIKILDVGCGGGLLSEPLGRLGASVTGIDPVEDNIRTADQHKSFDPVLAERIQYKSSSLEEIVEESMETFDVIVASEVVEHVADLEMFIKCCSQVLKPEGSLFITTINKTQLSYVLGIVVAEKIMGIVPEGTHEWEKFVPPEELERLLESNGFSVRSMKGMLYNPLSGSWSWVQSRSLNYALHAVRAGAPPQPHATDTLPETDVQQRSATAGTAGTAPDSAV; encoded by the exons atGTGGGGCGGCGGGGCTGCCCGGGCGCTCACCCGCGCCCTGCGGCgccggcgggcggcggccgcgctgccgggggctgcgggcg GTCTGAGAGATATCCCTCAGGACTCCAACAGGAAAAGACAGCTGAAATTTGGTATTACCTTGCCTGTCTCTCTGACTGAAATGAAAAGCAACAT GTTCACTGTGAAGAGACCTTTCAGCACTTCACACTCATCAGTGGAttcaaaggaaattaaaaaattccAGCTCCTTGCACATAAGTGGTGGGATGAAGAAGGAGAATATGCAGCCCTTCATTCTATGAATGATATTAGAGTGCCATTTATTAG AGACACTCTGTTGAGCATGAGTAGTAATTATAATCTGGGAAATCCACTTTCTGGAATCAAGATTCTTGACGTGGGCTGTGGAGGAGGACTGCTAAGTGAG cctttaGGTAGACTGGGAGCTTCAGTTACTGGAATTGATCCTGTGGAGGACAACATTAGAACAGCAGATCAGCACAAGTCATTTGATCCAGTCCTGGCCGAGAGAATACAGTACAAGTCCAGTTCACTGGAGGAGATTGTGGAAGAGTCTATGGAAACCTTTGATGTAATAGTAGCTTCTGAAGTAGTGGAGCATGTGGCTGACCTTGAAATGTTTATCAAGTGTTGCTCTCAGGTGTTAAAG cCTGAAGGTTCTTTATTCATTACGACAATCAATAAGACACAATTGTCCTACGTCCTGGGAATTGTGGTTGCAGAAAAAATAATGGGGATTGTACCAGAAGGAACACATGAATGGGAGAAATTTGTTCCCCCTGAAGAGCTGGAGCGCCTCCTGGAATCAA ATGGCTTTTCAGTGAGGAGCATGAAGGGGATGCTGTACAATCCGCtctcaggctcctggagctgggtgcagagcaggagcctgaaCTACGCGCTGCACGCCgtcagggctggggctccccCACAGCCACACGCCACAGACACCCTGCCAGAGACAGACGTTCAACAGCGctcagccacagctggcacagctggcactgccccagaCAGCGCTGTCTGA
- the COQ3 gene encoding ubiquinone biosynthesis O-methyltransferase, mitochondrial isoform X1, translating to MWGGGAARALTRALRRRRAAAALPGAAGDDHADLSFQTGLRDIPQDSNRKRQLKFGITLPVSLTEMKSNMFTVKRPFSTSHSSVDSKEIKKFQLLAHKWWDEEGEYAALHSMNDIRVPFIRDTLLSMSSNYNLGNPLSGIKILDVGCGGGLLSEPLGRLGASVTGIDPVEDNIRTADQHKSFDPVLAERIQYKSSSLEEIVEESMETFDVIVASEVVEHVADLEMFIKCCSQVLKPEGSLFITTINKTQLSYVLGIVVAEKIMGIVPEGTHEWEKFVPPEELERLLESNGFSVRSMKGMLYNPLSGSWSWVQSRSLNYALHAVRAGAPPQPHATDTLPETDVQQRSATAGTAGTAPDSAV from the exons atGTGGGGCGGCGGGGCTGCCCGGGCGCTCACCCGCGCCCTGCGGCgccggcgggcggcggccgcgctgccgggggctgcgggcg ATGACCATGCTGATCTGTCTTTTCAGACAGGTCTGAGAGATATCCCTCAGGACTCCAACAGGAAAAGACAGCTGAAATTTGGTATTACCTTGCCTGTCTCTCTGACTGAAATGAAAAGCAACAT GTTCACTGTGAAGAGACCTTTCAGCACTTCACACTCATCAGTGGAttcaaaggaaattaaaaaattccAGCTCCTTGCACATAAGTGGTGGGATGAAGAAGGAGAATATGCAGCCCTTCATTCTATGAATGATATTAGAGTGCCATTTATTAG AGACACTCTGTTGAGCATGAGTAGTAATTATAATCTGGGAAATCCACTTTCTGGAATCAAGATTCTTGACGTGGGCTGTGGAGGAGGACTGCTAAGTGAG cctttaGGTAGACTGGGAGCTTCAGTTACTGGAATTGATCCTGTGGAGGACAACATTAGAACAGCAGATCAGCACAAGTCATTTGATCCAGTCCTGGCCGAGAGAATACAGTACAAGTCCAGTTCACTGGAGGAGATTGTGGAAGAGTCTATGGAAACCTTTGATGTAATAGTAGCTTCTGAAGTAGTGGAGCATGTGGCTGACCTTGAAATGTTTATCAAGTGTTGCTCTCAGGTGTTAAAG cCTGAAGGTTCTTTATTCATTACGACAATCAATAAGACACAATTGTCCTACGTCCTGGGAATTGTGGTTGCAGAAAAAATAATGGGGATTGTACCAGAAGGAACACATGAATGGGAGAAATTTGTTCCCCCTGAAGAGCTGGAGCGCCTCCTGGAATCAA ATGGCTTTTCAGTGAGGAGCATGAAGGGGATGCTGTACAATCCGCtctcaggctcctggagctgggtgcagagcaggagcctgaaCTACGCGCTGCACGCCgtcagggctggggctccccCACAGCCACACGCCACAGACACCCTGCCAGAGACAGACGTTCAACAGCGctcagccacagctggcacagctggcactgccccagaCAGCGCTGTCTGA